The Priestia aryabhattai genome contains a region encoding:
- a CDS encoding heterodisulfide reductase-related iron-sulfur binding cluster, whose product MTGLLWVNFLFFIIVTAYAVSLFVYLIRTRIEYIQLGKKVEFDQRLKERLQKIWVNVFGQKKLLKDKKSGIIHVMFFYGFILVQFGALDFIIKGLLPGKHLPLGPLYPGFTFFQEIVTFLILVAVVWAFHRRYVEKLVRLKRGFKSGLVLIFIGALMLSVLVGNGMSIIWHNHEPAWTEPIASSIAILFKGINHTAAISIFYVSWWIHLAVLLTFLVYVPQSKHAHLLAGPANVFFNRVSKPGKLEKIDFEDETQETFGVGKIEEFTQHQLIDLYACVECGRCTNMCPATGTGKILSPMDLILKMRDHLTEKGAVVTSKAPWVPTYAFSKTKGNQLAMMAASQSGAEAAATAEYNPALIGDVITEEEIWACTTCRNCEDQCPVMNEHVDKIIDLRRFLVLTEGKMDADAQRAMTNIERQGNPWGLNRKEREEWRHAREDVHIPTVKEVSKAGETFEYLFWVGSMGSYDNRSQKIALSFAKLLNEAGVSFAILGNKEKNSGDTPRRLGNEFLFQELASKNIAEFKKNEIKKIVTIDPHAYNIFKNEYPDFGFEGEVYHHTELLAMLVKEGKVSPKHAVNEKITFHDSCYLGRYNEVYSPPREILKAIPGVSLIEMDRNRENGMCCGAGGGLMWTEETTGQRINVARTEQALAVNPSIISSGCPYCLTMLSDGTKAKEVEEMVHTYDVAELLEKSICGDVQEQVS is encoded by the coding sequence ATGACAGGGTTGCTGTGGGTGAATTTTCTCTTTTTTATTATTGTAACCGCTTACGCTGTTTCTTTGTTTGTATATTTAATTCGCACACGCATTGAGTATATTCAATTAGGAAAAAAAGTTGAATTTGATCAGCGGTTAAAAGAAAGGCTGCAAAAAATTTGGGTGAACGTGTTTGGACAAAAGAAACTGTTAAAAGATAAAAAAAGTGGAATTATACACGTCATGTTTTTTTATGGGTTTATTTTAGTTCAGTTCGGCGCGTTAGACTTCATTATAAAAGGTTTGCTTCCAGGTAAACATTTGCCGCTTGGACCTTTATATCCCGGCTTTACATTTTTTCAAGAAATTGTGACGTTTTTGATTTTAGTAGCAGTTGTCTGGGCTTTTCATCGTCGCTATGTAGAAAAGCTTGTGCGTTTAAAAAGAGGGTTTAAATCTGGTTTAGTGCTGATTTTTATTGGAGCACTTATGCTGTCAGTGCTTGTTGGAAACGGCATGTCAATCATCTGGCATAATCATGAACCAGCGTGGACAGAGCCGATTGCGTCATCTATTGCCATCTTGTTTAAGGGAATCAATCATACTGCCGCTATCTCCATTTTTTATGTTTCATGGTGGATTCACTTAGCCGTGTTATTGACGTTTTTAGTATATGTTCCTCAATCAAAACATGCTCATTTACTGGCTGGACCGGCTAATGTATTTTTTAACCGTGTTTCTAAGCCAGGTAAGCTTGAAAAGATTGATTTTGAAGATGAGACGCAGGAGACGTTTGGAGTTGGAAAGATTGAAGAGTTTACACAGCATCAGCTCATTGATTTATATGCCTGTGTGGAATGCGGTCGATGTACGAATATGTGTCCGGCAACGGGTACAGGAAAAATTTTGTCTCCAATGGATTTAATTTTGAAGATGCGCGATCACTTAACAGAAAAAGGAGCGGTTGTGACTTCTAAGGCTCCTTGGGTTCCTACGTATGCATTCTCCAAAACAAAAGGAAATCAGCTGGCGATGATGGCGGCCAGCCAAAGTGGAGCAGAGGCTGCAGCAACAGCGGAATATAATCCCGCTTTAATTGGAGATGTCATTACGGAAGAAGAGATTTGGGCATGTACAACGTGCCGAAACTGTGAAGATCAATGTCCCGTAATGAACGAGCATGTAGATAAAATCATAGATTTACGACGTTTTTTAGTATTAACCGAAGGAAAGATGGACGCGGATGCTCAGCGTGCCATGACTAATATTGAGCGTCAAGGAAACCCTTGGGGGTTAAACCGAAAAGAGCGTGAAGAATGGCGACATGCAAGAGAAGATGTTCACATTCCGACTGTTAAAGAAGTAAGTAAAGCCGGTGAAACGTTTGAGTATTTGTTCTGGGTAGGTTCGATGGGATCTTATGACAACCGTAGCCAAAAGATCGCTCTATCGTTTGCAAAGCTTCTCAATGAAGCGGGTGTTTCATTTGCGATTTTAGGAAATAAAGAAAAAAATTCTGGTGATACGCCGCGCAGATTGGGCAATGAATTTTTATTCCAAGAATTGGCTTCTAAAAACATTGCTGAATTTAAAAAAAATGAAATCAAAAAAATTGTTACGATTGATCCACATGCTTATAACATCTTCAAAAATGAATATCCAGATTTCGGTTTTGAAGGAGAAGTGTATCATCACACAGAATTATTAGCTATGTTAGTAAAAGAGGGTAAGGTGTCTCCAAAACATGCGGTCAACGAAAAAATTACCTTCCATGATTCCTGCTATTTAGGAAGATATAACGAAGTATACAGTCCACCGAGAGAAATTTTGAAAGCGATTCCAGGTGTTAGTTTGATTGAAATGGATCGCAATCGTGAAAATGGTATGTGCTGTGGAGCAGGAGGAGGGTTAATGTGGACGGAAGAAACGACCGGACAGCGTATTAACGTAGCGCGCACGGAACAAGCCTTAGCCGTTAATCCAAGCATTATCAGTTCAGGTTGTCCGTACTGCTTAACCATGCTAAGTGACGGAACAAAAGCAAAAGAAGTAGAAGAAATGGTTCATACGTATGACGTAGCAGAACTGCTTGAAAAGTCAATTTGTGGTGACGTGCAAGAACAGGTTTCATAA
- a CDS encoding acetyl-CoA C-acetyltransferase: MGKTVIVSAVRTPFGKLGGSISGLKAAELGGKAIQAVSKGRTEIDSVIMGCVLQGGQGQLPSRQAMHYAGLPWQVETETINKVCASGMRSITTADQLIRLGEAKTIIAGGMESMSNAPYLLPKARWGFRMGDSVVTDLMVHDGLTCSFTGVQMGTYGNEIASEMNISREKQDEWALRSHQLAVESEEKGRWDAERISVDIPSKKGAITVQKDEGPRKDTSLEKLSSLRPVFGHSGTITAGNAPSVNDGAAALMLMDEDVAKANGYEPLATIVNHTSLAMEPREFPKTPGFAINKLLQKTNKTVDDIALFEINEAFSAVALMSMEIAGIPAEKVNVNGGAVALGHPIGASGARIVVTLIHELRRRGGGLGIASICSGGGQGDAIMVEV; this comes from the coding sequence GTGGGGAAAACAGTCATTGTGAGTGCAGTTCGAACACCTTTTGGAAAATTAGGAGGCAGTATAAGTGGACTAAAAGCAGCAGAACTAGGCGGGAAAGCGATTCAAGCAGTATCAAAGGGGCGTACAGAAATTGATTCTGTTATTATGGGATGCGTGCTGCAAGGGGGCCAAGGACAACTGCCTTCTAGGCAAGCCATGCATTATGCAGGTTTACCGTGGCAAGTAGAGACAGAAACCATTAATAAAGTTTGTGCATCAGGCATGCGCAGTATTACAACTGCCGATCAGCTGATTCGATTAGGAGAAGCAAAAACAATCATTGCGGGTGGGATGGAGTCAATGAGCAACGCACCGTATCTTCTTCCAAAAGCAAGGTGGGGGTTCCGTATGGGAGATAGTGTTGTGACGGATCTAATGGTTCATGACGGTTTGACATGCAGCTTTACAGGGGTTCAAATGGGTACGTATGGAAACGAAATAGCTTCTGAAATGAATATTTCCCGAGAAAAGCAGGATGAATGGGCACTTCGCAGTCATCAGTTAGCAGTAGAATCAGAAGAGAAAGGGAGATGGGATGCAGAAAGAATTTCAGTTGATATTCCGTCTAAAAAAGGAGCGATAACGGTTCAAAAAGATGAAGGACCAAGAAAAGATACGTCGTTAGAAAAACTCTCTTCTCTTCGGCCTGTATTTGGTCACAGCGGAACCATTACAGCAGGAAATGCACCTAGCGTAAATGACGGAGCAGCTGCGCTCATGCTAATGGATGAAGATGTGGCAAAAGCAAATGGCTATGAGCCGTTGGCTACGATTGTAAATCATACTTCTCTCGCAATGGAGCCAAGGGAATTTCCGAAAACGCCTGGGTTTGCTATTAATAAGCTGCTGCAAAAAACAAATAAGACAGTAGACGATATTGCGCTGTTTGAAATCAATGAAGCTTTTTCAGCAGTAGCGTTGATGAGTATGGAGATTGCAGGGATCCCGGCTGAAAAAGTAAATGTGAACGGCGGGGCCGTGGCACTTGGACATCCGATTGGAGCAAGCGGCGCCCGTATTGTTGTAACGCTCATTCACGAATTAAGACGACGAGGCGGCGGACTGGGCATTGCTTCTATTTGCAGCGGCGGCGGCCAAGGTGATGCCATCATGGTAGAAGTGTGA
- a CDS encoding 3-hydroxybutyryl-CoA dehydrogenase, protein MNIETVMVIGAGQMGAGIAQVFAASGYQVYLYDVDQRNTQKGIEGIDKRLKKQVRKGSLSDKQYEEIMESLHLANEITAAQKADLIVEAVVEKMEVKQAIFAELDSLAPSHTILATNTSSLPITEIAAVTTRPEKVIGMHFMNPVPVMKLVEIIRGLATTDEVYQAVYETTKKLNKTPVEVHDFPGFVSNRILMPMINEAVFTLYEGVANEEDIDQVMKLGMNHPMGPLTLADFIGLDTCLFIMETLHKGFGDDKYRPCPLLRKYVKAGWLGRKTGKGFFTYET, encoded by the coding sequence TTGAATATTGAAACAGTTATGGTTATTGGAGCAGGTCAGATGGGAGCAGGCATTGCGCAAGTATTTGCTGCGAGCGGATATCAAGTTTATTTGTATGACGTTGATCAAAGAAACACACAAAAAGGAATAGAAGGTATTGATAAACGACTGAAAAAGCAGGTGAGAAAAGGTTCTCTCTCAGATAAGCAATATGAAGAAATTATGGAGAGCCTTCACCTGGCGAATGAAATAACAGCAGCACAAAAAGCAGATTTAATCGTCGAAGCGGTTGTGGAAAAGATGGAGGTCAAACAAGCCATTTTTGCTGAGTTGGATTCGTTAGCCCCGAGTCATACTATTTTAGCAACCAACACGTCTTCGCTTCCTATTACTGAGATTGCAGCCGTGACCACTCGACCTGAAAAAGTAATTGGAATGCACTTTATGAATCCTGTTCCAGTGATGAAGCTCGTTGAAATTATTAGAGGGCTAGCTACTACCGATGAAGTGTATCAAGCAGTCTATGAAACAACGAAAAAATTAAATAAAACCCCGGTGGAAGTTCATGATTTTCCAGGGTTTGTTTCAAATCGAATTTTAATGCCAATGATTAACGAAGCTGTGTTTACGCTCTATGAAGGTGTAGCAAACGAAGAGGATATTGATCAAGTGATGAAACTAGGAATGAACCATCCAATGGGACCTTTGACATTAGCAGATTTCATCGGCCTCGATACATGTTTGTTTATTATGGAAACGCTTCATAAAGGGTTTGGTGATGACAAATATCGTCCTTGTCCATTGCTTAGGAAATATGTAAAGGCAGGGTGGCTTGGTCGAAAAACAGGAAAAGGATTTTTTACGTACGAAACATAA
- a CDS encoding acyl-CoA dehydrogenase, whose amino-acid sequence MIFFTSEQRMIKKMVADFSEKEVAAAVPNMEKGEFPRGLLKQMADFGLMGIPVPQTYGGGGLDFVSYMIAIHEISKVSPALGVILSVHTSVGTNPIVVFGTEDQKQKYVKKLATGEYLGAFCLTEPSAGSDAASLKTKAERKGDHYLLNGSKLFITNGGEADTYIVFAKTNPERGSRGMSAFIVEKTMEGFLVGKDEHKMGLHGSRTVQLHFENMQVPVENRLGEEGEGFRIAMANLNAGRIGIAAQAVGIAEGALTAAKNYANERYQFGKPILSQQGIAFKLADMETAVESAKLLMYRAAFLYDQKLPCKKEASMAKLFASQTAMNVAIDGIQVLGGYGYMKDYPVERYFRDAKVCEIYEGTSEIQRIVISSQL is encoded by the coding sequence ATGATCTTTTTTACGTCTGAACAACGCATGATTAAAAAGATGGTAGCTGATTTTAGTGAAAAAGAAGTCGCTGCGGCTGTACCAAACATGGAAAAGGGCGAATTTCCTCGAGGTTTATTAAAGCAGATGGCTGATTTTGGCTTGATGGGCATTCCCGTTCCTCAAACATACGGAGGGGGAGGACTGGACTTTGTTTCGTACATGATTGCAATTCACGAAATATCAAAGGTAAGTCCAGCCCTCGGTGTCATTTTGTCTGTTCATACTTCTGTAGGTACGAATCCTATTGTCGTATTTGGGACGGAAGATCAAAAACAAAAGTATGTAAAAAAACTGGCGACAGGTGAATATTTAGGTGCCTTTTGTTTAACAGAACCTAGTGCAGGGTCTGATGCTGCAAGCTTAAAAACAAAAGCAGAACGAAAAGGAGACCACTATCTTTTAAATGGATCAAAGCTTTTCATTACAAACGGCGGAGAAGCGGATACGTATATTGTATTTGCTAAAACGAATCCCGAACGCGGGTCGAGAGGGATGAGCGCTTTTATCGTTGAAAAGACGATGGAGGGATTTTTAGTAGGAAAGGATGAACATAAGATGGGCCTTCACGGTTCCCGCACGGTTCAACTGCACTTTGAAAATATGCAGGTGCCTGTAGAAAATCGTCTCGGAGAAGAAGGTGAAGGATTTCGAATTGCTATGGCTAATTTAAATGCCGGAAGAATTGGTATTGCTGCTCAGGCGGTAGGAATTGCTGAAGGTGCGTTAACGGCAGCTAAAAACTATGCAAATGAACGATATCAATTTGGAAAACCGATTTTATCTCAGCAGGGAATTGCCTTTAAGCTTGCTGATATGGAAACCGCTGTTGAATCAGCGAAGCTTTTAATGTACAGAGCCGCTTTTTTATATGATCAAAAACTTCCTTGCAAAAAAGAAGCATCAATGGCGAAATTATTTGCTTCCCAGACGGCTATGAATGTAGCGATTGATGGGATTCAAGTTTTAGGGGGATATGGTTATATGAAAGATTATCCAGTTGAGAGGTATTTTCGTGACGCTAAAGTGTGCGAAATTTACGAAGGTACAAGCGAAATTCAGCGCATCGTCATTAGCAGTCAATTATAG
- a CDS encoding acyl-CoA dehydrogenase, with protein MFFKLSEEHEMIRKMVRDFAKNEVAPTAAERDEEERFDRGIFTQMADLGLTGIPWPEQYGGIGSDYLAYCIAVEELSRVCASTGVTLSAHTSLAGWPIYTFGTEEQKQKYLKPMATGEKIGAYGLTEPSAGSDAGGMRTLAVKDGEDYILNGSKIFITNGGEADIYVVFARMDPNEKRTSAFIIEKDMPGFSVGKKEKKLGIRSSPTTEIIFEDCRVPKENLLGNEGEGFKVAMMTLDGGRNGIAAQAVGIAQGALDAAVAYAKERQQFGKPIISQQGIAFKLADMATSIEAARLLTYQAAWLESQGLPYGKESAMSKLYAGDTAMKVTTEAVQVFGGYGYTKDYPVERFMRDAKITQIYEGTQEIQRLVISRYLAK; from the coding sequence ATGTTTTTTAAACTTTCAGAAGAACACGAAATGATTCGAAAAATGGTGCGAGACTTTGCCAAAAACGAAGTGGCTCCGACAGCTGCAGAACGAGATGAAGAAGAGCGTTTTGACAGGGGAATCTTTACGCAAATGGCTGATCTAGGATTAACAGGTATTCCATGGCCGGAGCAATACGGAGGAATTGGCAGTGACTATCTAGCTTATTGCATTGCCGTTGAAGAACTGTCTAGAGTATGTGCATCAACAGGCGTTACTTTGTCAGCTCATACTTCTCTTGCCGGCTGGCCAATCTATACATTCGGAACAGAAGAGCAGAAACAAAAATATTTGAAGCCTATGGCAACAGGAGAGAAAATAGGCGCTTATGGGTTAACCGAACCGAGTGCTGGCTCCGACGCAGGAGGAATGAGAACGCTCGCTGTAAAGGACGGAGAAGATTATATTTTAAATGGCTCTAAAATTTTTATTACAAACGGCGGAGAAGCGGATATTTACGTCGTATTTGCACGAATGGACCCCAACGAAAAACGCACGAGCGCTTTTATTATTGAAAAAGACATGCCGGGATTTTCAGTTGGTAAAAAAGAAAAAAAACTGGGCATTCGCTCTTCACCTACAACAGAAATTATTTTTGAAGATTGCCGCGTTCCAAAAGAAAATTTGCTAGGAAATGAAGGAGAAGGATTTAAAGTTGCGATGATGACACTAGATGGCGGCCGAAATGGCATTGCAGCGCAGGCTGTAGGAATTGCTCAAGGGGCGTTAGATGCGGCGGTGGCTTATGCAAAGGAACGTCAGCAATTTGGTAAGCCAATTATTTCTCAGCAAGGAATTGCTTTTAAGTTAGCCGACATGGCCACGAGTATAGAAGCTGCAAGACTGTTAACCTATCAAGCTGCTTGGCTGGAGTCTCAAGGGCTGCCATACGGCAAAGAATCAGCCATGTCAAAATTATATGCTGGGGATACAGCAATGAAAGTAACGACAGAAGCTGTTCAAGTATTTGGAGGGTACGGTTATACAAAAGATTATCCAGTAGAACGTTTTATGAGAGATGCAAAAATCACGCAGATTTATGAAGGAACACAAGAAATTCAGCGTCTCGTCATTTCTAGGTATCTTGCTAAATAA
- a CDS encoding TetR/AcrR family transcriptional regulator, with the protein MKKREVLTSIKDEKLIVERRNQMIKGAVTLFKEKGFHRTTTREIAKAAGFSIGTLYEYIQSKEDVLYLVCDNIYDEVRERLEEMVVDRYTIAELQQAIQHYFKVVDELQDEVLVMYQEAKSLSKDALPYVLKKELDMVEMFKVIIEGCVENNQFALTDKEISLFAHHLFVQGQMWAFRRWWLQKHYSLEEYTNMQLDFLLKNFSFQQLCEGETV; encoded by the coding sequence ATGAAAAAGAGAGAAGTTCTCACATCCATTAAAGATGAAAAGCTGATTGTAGAGCGTCGTAATCAAATGATTAAAGGGGCCGTCACGCTGTTTAAGGAAAAAGGTTTTCACCGAACAACAACAAGAGAAATTGCCAAAGCCGCTGGGTTCAGTATCGGTACACTTTACGAATATATTCAATCTAAAGAAGATGTTTTATATCTTGTATGTGACAACATTTACGATGAAGTGAGAGAGCGATTAGAAGAGATGGTAGTGGATCGTTATACAATCGCTGAGCTTCAACAAGCGATTCAGCACTATTTCAAAGTTGTGGATGAACTTCAAGATGAAGTATTAGTCATGTACCAAGAAGCGAAATCGCTGTCTAAAGATGCGCTTCCATATGTATTAAAAAAAGAGCTAGATATGGTTGAAATGTTTAAGGTTATTATCGAAGGCTGCGTAGAAAACAATCAATTTGCACTTACGGATAAAGAAATTTCGCTGTTTGCTCATCATTTATTTGTTCAAGGTCAGATGTGGGCATTTCGCAGATGGTGGCTGCAAAAGCATTATTCACTAGAAGAATATACAAATATGCAGTTAGATTTTTTACTTAAAAATTTTTCATTTCAACAACTGTGTGAGGGGGAAACAGTTTGA
- the icmF gene encoding fused isobutyryl-CoA mutase/GTPase IcmF, whose amino-acid sequence MNTSKRPLRFLTASSLFDGHDASINIMRRILQAKGVEVIHLGHNRSVEEIVNASIQEDVQGIAISSYQGGHVEYFKYMYDLLQEQQASHIKIYGGGGGVIIPSEIQELHDYGISKIFSPEDGRKMGLEGMIQFMIDDCYYTNPPALPKDRTLTPANDRLIAQLITCAENEAYEYTKEHAAALEEIRESVIESETDQKIPVIGITGTGGAGKSSLTDELVRRFIEHIPDIHVAVLSVDPTKQKTGGALLGDRIRMNIAASPRVYMRSLATRSSGHELSAAIRDGIAVVKKAGFDLIIVETSGIGQADAQVKDIANVSLYVMTSEFGAPSQLEKIEMIDYADFIVINKFEKKGSEDAKKQVQRQYQRNHQLFENNLSTMPIYGTIASQFNDGGTNILFEDLVNHLHQTCRTSWHVEKSSERVSEKKYTIIPNDQQQYLQEIVNSVRSYHRNTDVQVQTARKFYQLEGALEEVETETAKQELTQLKEKYQKQLTAESIEKLENWPKLKSQYRQEELITKIRNKEIKTSLQVDTLSGLRIPRVALPKIEEYGEVLRFLYKENVPGAFPYTAGVFPFKRKGEDPKRQFAGEGTPERTNRRFHYLSKDDEAKRLSTAFDSVTLYGENPDPRPDIFGKIGESGVNVCTLDDMKLLYKGFDLCHPSTSVSMTINGPAPILLAMFMNTAISQQVEKKEEELKRPLTEEEYEDVKSSTLKQVRGTVQADILKEDQGQNTCIFSTEFALKMMGDIQQYFIDEKVRNYYSVSISGYHIAEAGANPISQLAFTLANGFTYVEYYLSRGMHIDDFAPNLSFFFSNGLDPEYTVIGRVARRIWAIVMRDKYGANERSQKLKYHIQTSGRSLHAQEINFNDIRTTLQALMALHDNCNSLHTNAYDEAITTPTEESVRRAMAIQLIITKEHGLTKNENPLQGSFIIDELTDLVEEAVLAEFQRLNDRGGVLGAMEMQYQRGKIQDESMEYEMQKHTGALPIIGVNTYINPNEEESSSVDDMQLARASKEEKNHQINQLQKFQQQHEEKREDALKRLKKAATEGENIFKELMETVKVASLGEITRALYECGGQYRRNM is encoded by the coding sequence TTGAATACAAGCAAAAGACCGCTTCGTTTTTTAACCGCTTCTAGTCTGTTTGACGGCCACGATGCGTCCATTAATATTATGAGACGAATTCTTCAAGCCAAGGGAGTAGAAGTCATTCACCTGGGGCATAACCGATCTGTTGAAGAAATTGTTAACGCTTCCATACAAGAGGATGTTCAGGGGATTGCCATTTCTTCTTATCAAGGCGGCCATGTAGAATATTTTAAGTATATGTACGATTTACTCCAAGAACAACAAGCTTCTCATATTAAAATTTATGGAGGCGGAGGAGGGGTAATTATTCCGAGTGAGATTCAAGAGCTCCATGATTACGGCATTTCTAAAATCTTTTCTCCGGAAGATGGACGAAAAATGGGGTTAGAAGGCATGATTCAATTCATGATCGATGATTGTTATTACACAAATCCCCCTGCACTGCCGAAGGATCGAACCTTAACTCCGGCTAATGACCGTTTAATTGCCCAGCTTATTACATGCGCTGAAAATGAGGCCTATGAATACACAAAAGAGCACGCAGCCGCTCTTGAAGAAATCCGAGAAAGTGTAATCGAAAGCGAGACGGATCAAAAAATACCGGTTATTGGAATCACAGGAACAGGAGGAGCGGGGAAAAGTTCGCTTACGGATGAATTAGTAAGAAGGTTTATTGAACATATTCCAGATATTCATGTAGCTGTCTTATCCGTCGATCCAACCAAACAAAAGACAGGAGGAGCGCTTCTTGGGGATCGAATTCGCATGAACATCGCAGCTTCTCCTCGTGTGTATATGAGAAGTTTGGCTACGCGTTCATCTGGACATGAGCTATCGGCGGCCATTCGAGATGGAATTGCCGTCGTGAAAAAAGCGGGTTTCGACCTTATTATTGTCGAAACAAGCGGCATCGGGCAAGCTGATGCTCAAGTTAAAGATATTGCAAACGTCTCTCTTTATGTAATGACAAGCGAATTTGGCGCACCTTCGCAGTTAGAAAAGATTGAAATGATTGATTACGCAGACTTTATTGTAATCAATAAATTTGAAAAAAAAGGTTCCGAAGACGCAAAAAAACAAGTGCAGCGTCAATATCAGCGCAATCATCAGCTGTTTGAAAATAATCTCTCTACTATGCCAATTTACGGAACAATCGCGAGCCAGTTCAACGACGGGGGAACAAATATTTTATTTGAAGATCTTGTAAATCATCTGCATCAAACATGCCGTACGTCTTGGCACGTAGAAAAATCATCAGAACGAGTAAGTGAAAAGAAATATACCATCATTCCTAATGATCAACAGCAATATTTACAGGAGATTGTAAACAGCGTTCGCTCTTATCACCGCAATACGGATGTTCAAGTGCAAACAGCGCGTAAATTTTATCAGCTAGAAGGTGCTCTGGAAGAAGTGGAAACAGAAACAGCCAAGCAAGAGCTCACTCAGCTAAAGGAGAAATATCAAAAACAGCTAACGGCTGAATCGATTGAAAAGCTGGAAAACTGGCCTAAATTAAAAAGTCAGTATCGGCAAGAAGAACTTATTACAAAAATAAGAAATAAAGAAATTAAAACCTCTCTGCAAGTTGATACGCTATCAGGACTACGTATTCCGCGCGTGGCCCTTCCAAAAATTGAAGAATATGGGGAAGTTCTTCGTTTTCTTTATAAAGAAAATGTGCCAGGCGCATTTCCTTATACAGCAGGTGTTTTTCCGTTCAAACGAAAAGGAGAAGATCCTAAGCGTCAATTCGCAGGCGAAGGAACACCAGAACGAACAAATCGCCGCTTTCACTATTTGTCAAAAGATGATGAGGCTAAGCGTTTAAGTACAGCGTTTGATTCTGTAACGCTTTATGGAGAAAATCCGGATCCAAGGCCGGATATCTTCGGAAAAATTGGCGAAAGTGGTGTAAATGTCTGTACGCTTGATGATATGAAACTCTTGTATAAGGGATTTGATCTTTGCCATCCTTCGACTTCCGTTTCGATGACGATTAATGGGCCGGCTCCAATATTACTAGCTATGTTTATGAATACAGCTATCAGTCAGCAGGTGGAAAAGAAGGAAGAGGAATTAAAGCGTCCTTTAACGGAAGAGGAATATGAGGACGTAAAATCGAGTACGTTGAAACAAGTGAGAGGAACCGTTCAAGCGGATATTTTAAAAGAAGATCAAGGGCAAAATACGTGTATTTTTTCCACAGAATTTGCATTAAAAATGATGGGAGATATTCAGCAGTACTTTATTGACGAGAAAGTGCGCAACTATTATTCTGTGTCTATTTCAGGCTATCATATTGCTGAAGCAGGAGCGAATCCAATTTCTCAGCTAGCGTTTACATTAGCCAACGGTTTTACGTACGTGGAATATTACTTGAGCCGAGGTATGCATATTGATGATTTTGCTCCTAATTTATCGTTTTTCTTTAGTAATGGACTTGACCCTGAATACACGGTTATTGGACGTGTAGCGAGAAGAATCTGGGCAATTGTGATGCGTGATAAATACGGCGCAAACGAACGCAGTCAAAAGCTTAAGTATCATATTCAAACATCCGGCCGATCGCTTCATGCACAGGAAATTAATTTTAATGATATACGTACGACGCTGCAAGCCTTAATGGCTCTTCATGACAACTGCAACTCCCTTCATACCAATGCGTATGATGAAGCAATTACAACACCGACGGAAGAATCTGTACGTAGAGCGATGGCCATTCAACTAATCATTACAAAAGAGCATGGATTAACTAAAAATGAAAATCCATTACAGGGCTCTTTTATTATTGATGAACTAACAGACTTGGTAGAAGAAGCGGTATTGGCTGAATTTCAACGCTTAAATGATCGAGGCGGCGTTTTAGGTGCGATGGAAATGCAGTATCAGCGAGGTAAGATTCAAGATGAATCGATGGAATATGAAATGCAAAAACATACGGGAGCTTTACCTATCATAGGAGTAAATACGTATATTAATCCAAATGAAGAGGAAAGTTCCTCTGTTGATGACATGCAATTAGCCCGCGCATCAAAAGAAGAAAAAAATCATCAAATTAATCAGCTTCAGAAGTTTCAACAGCAGCATGAAGAAAAAAGAGAAGATGCGTTAAAAAGGTTAAAGAAAGCTGCAACAGAAGGGGAGAATATTTTCAAAGAGCTAATGGAGACCGTTAAAGTAGCTAGCTTAGGGGAAATTACGCGAGCTTTATACGAATGCGGTGGGCAATATCGTCGAAATATGTAA
- the rpoE gene encoding DNA-directed RNA polymerase subunit delta yields the protein MSLAQYSKTDLKEMSMIEIAYALLEEKTDRQAMSFQEIIAEIKAAAEMSDKELKTRLAQFYTDINIDGRFLTVGDNHWGLRGWYPFDQAEEEVIPVAKPKKKKAKKAVVEEVEDFDDLEEDLDYEDVDDLDEEEDFEDIDELEEDEDDLAEDDFDDLEDDLDDDEEDEEEDYEDEKEK from the coding sequence TTGAGTTTAGCACAGTACTCAAAAACGGATTTAAAAGAAATGTCGATGATTGAGATTGCTTATGCACTTCTAGAAGAAAAAACAGATCGTCAAGCAATGTCATTCCAAGAAATTATTGCTGAAATTAAAGCAGCAGCTGAAATGTCAGATAAAGAATTAAAAACGAGATTAGCTCAGTTTTATACAGATATTAATATTGATGGTCGCTTTTTAACAGTAGGGGACAACCACTGGGGTCTTCGTGGATGGTATCCTTTTGACCAAGCTGAAGAAGAAGTTATTCCGGTTGCAAAACCTAAAAAGAAAAAAGCGAAAAAAGCTGTTGTTGAAGAAGTGGAAGATTTTGATGATCTAGAAGAAGATTTGGATTATGAAGACGTTGATGATCTAGACGAAGAAGAAGATTTTGAAGACATTGACGAGCTAGAAGAAGATGAAGATGATCTTGCAGAAGATGATTTTGACGATTTAGAAGATGATCTAGACGATGACGAGGAAGACGAAGAAGAAGATTATGAGGACGAAAAAGAAAAATAA